From the Paenibacillus sp. genome, one window contains:
- a CDS encoding FAD-dependent oxidoreductase, whose translation MRERKPEELYDLIIVGSGAGGITAAIAAAKRKLKTIIIEKGSTWGGSSSLSGGGIWIPNNPVSVAAGLKDSFEEALNYMETVIGDVGPASSRERKMAFLKQGPEMIRFLQNEGVKFVPGLAYPDYYPDRPGGKIGRSLDCDFFDRSKLGEVGRTMRVSPLLPPIPFATSEVAHLPKAFTKSEHFFKVIRMFARGAKLKFKGQQALGLGNALVAHLMYIARKYDVPLWLNSPCQRLIVEDGKVVGIEVKKDGKPLELRGKAVLLAAGGFERNADMRKTYQGVGADWTVANPDNTGDIIRQCMEIGADTALLDDSWWGAVAVDHKGERHFLVWERSMPHCIVVDQDGQRFTNESASYVDFGHDILERNKRFGNAIPSWLIMESRHRNRYIFGMAMPRFTPKEYIDGGFFIRADTLEQLARKCNIPSEGLLRTVARFNAMAENGVDEDFGRGRTAYDQYYGDPRYKNPNLGKLEKGPFYAVKIYPGDLGTKGGMVTDEHARVLRGGQPIPGLYATGNCSASVMGRTYPGPGSTLGPAMTFAYIAANDAASRTE comes from the coding sequence ATGCGCGAACGGAAGCCCGAAGAACTGTATGACCTGATCATCGTCGGAAGCGGCGCCGGAGGGATTACGGCCGCGATTGCGGCTGCAAAGCGGAAATTAAAAACGATTATTATCGAAAAAGGCAGCACGTGGGGAGGATCATCCTCCTTGTCCGGCGGAGGCATCTGGATCCCGAACAATCCCGTTTCCGTCGCGGCCGGATTGAAGGACAGCTTCGAAGAAGCGCTGAACTATATGGAGACCGTCATCGGAGACGTCGGACCGGCCAGTTCGAGAGAACGAAAAATGGCATTCCTAAAGCAAGGTCCGGAAATGATCCGGTTCTTACAAAATGAAGGCGTTAAATTTGTCCCGGGGCTGGCGTACCCCGATTATTACCCGGATCGGCCGGGCGGGAAAATCGGACGCTCCCTCGACTGCGATTTCTTCGACCGTTCGAAGTTAGGCGAGGTTGGCAGGACGATGCGCGTATCGCCGCTGCTTCCTCCCATCCCGTTCGCTACAAGCGAAGTCGCCCATCTGCCCAAAGCTTTTACGAAATCCGAGCATTTTTTCAAAGTCATCCGCATGTTCGCCCGCGGCGCGAAATTGAAGTTTAAAGGCCAACAAGCTTTAGGGCTCGGCAACGCGCTGGTCGCTCATTTGATGTATATCGCCAGAAAGTACGACGTTCCCCTTTGGTTAAATTCCCCATGTCAGAGACTGATCGTGGAAGACGGGAAAGTCGTCGGCATTGAAGTGAAAAAGGACGGGAAGCCGCTCGAGCTGCGGGGAAAAGCCGTTTTGCTGGCGGCGGGAGGATTCGAGCGAAACGCCGACATGCGCAAGACGTACCAAGGAGTCGGCGCCGATTGGACGGTCGCAAACCCCGACAATACCGGGGATATCATCCGGCAATGCATGGAAATCGGCGCGGATACGGCTTTGCTGGACGATTCCTGGTGGGGAGCCGTCGCCGTCGATCACAAAGGGGAGCGTCATTTCCTCGTATGGGAAAGATCGATGCCGCACTGCATCGTCGTAGACCAAGACGGTCAGCGCTTCACGAACGAGTCCGCGTCTTATGTTGACTTCGGGCACGATATTCTCGAACGCAACAAGCGGTTCGGCAATGCGATTCCATCCTGGCTTATTATGGAAAGCCGCCACCGCAACCGGTATATTTTCGGGATGGCGATGCCGCGATTCACCCCGAAGGAGTACATCGACGGCGGGTTTTTCATCAGGGCGGACACATTGGAGCAATTGGCTCGCAAATGCAATATTCCAAGCGAGGGGCTGCTCAGGACGGTAGCCCGATTCAATGCCATGGCCGAGAACGGGGTCGACGAAGATTTCGGCCGCGGCAGAACCGCCTATGATCAATATTACGGCGATCCGCGATATAAAAATCCGAATCTAGGCAAGCTTGAGAAAGGCCCCTTTTACGCCGTGAAAATTTATCCTGGCGATCTAGGGACGAAAGGCGGTATGGTCACCGATGAGCATGCGAGAGTGCTGCGCGGCGGCCAGCCGATTCCCGGTTTGTATGCGACAGGAAACTGTTCCGCTTCGGTCATGGGACGCACGTATCCGGGACCCGGCTCGACGCTCGGACCCGCCATGACCTTCGCCTACATCGCGGCCAACGATGCCGCGTCGAGAACGGAATAA
- a CDS encoding thioredoxin domain-containing protein — MKTEEHLRKTNRLIHEKSPYLLQHAYNPVDWFPWTAEAFEKAAKENKPIFLSIGYSTCHWCHVMERESFEDEEVAALLNREFVSIKVDREERPDVDNLYMTVCQAMTGQGGWPLTIVMTPDQKPFFAGTYFPKRRKFGRNGLIDILEQIAAKWRENKQLVIDAGETVADQTARRMISNLKGEVTENTIDEAFVAFKQSFDAEFGGFGEQPKFPRPHNLMFLMRYYAEMGEEDALRMVEKTLDAMYRGGMFDHIGFGFARYSTDREWLVPHFEKMLYDNALLGMAYTEAYQLTGNARYREIAELVYAYVLRDMTEPNGGFHSAEDADSEGEEGKFYVWTPSEVRAVLGEEDGDWFCGVYGIEEGGNFEGRSIPNLLHGTLEAQAARSGTDPASFVDRADRLRHKLFLHREERVRPGKDDKVLTSWNALMIASLAKAAAAFDRPEYAEAAETAARFLFDKLRTSTGRLLARYRDGDAAFPGYIDDYAFLAWGLIELYQATFHPKWLQAAEALTKDAIRLFWDEDNGGFYFYGLDAEQLFTRMKEVYDGALPSGNSVMASNLLRLARMTGDNELSGYAERTFRAFAGAISQYPTGHGMMLTALQLAYGKPQEVVIAGERGAADTEALIRAARETYAPQAVLLFADERLAHLADKRPVNGTAAAYVCENYACGAPVTTAEALREALKTEED, encoded by the coding sequence TTGAAAACCGAAGAACATTTGCGGAAAACGAACCGCTTGATTCATGAAAAAAGCCCTTATTTGCTGCAGCACGCTTACAATCCGGTGGACTGGTTTCCTTGGACGGCGGAAGCGTTCGAGAAAGCCGCGAAGGAAAACAAACCGATTTTCCTCAGCATCGGCTACTCGACTTGCCATTGGTGCCACGTGATGGAACGGGAGTCGTTCGAGGACGAGGAAGTCGCGGCGCTCCTCAACCGGGAGTTCGTCTCCATTAAAGTCGACCGCGAAGAGCGGCCTGACGTGGACAATTTGTACATGACCGTCTGCCAGGCGATGACGGGGCAGGGCGGCTGGCCGCTCACGATCGTCATGACGCCGGACCAGAAGCCGTTCTTCGCCGGCACGTATTTCCCGAAGCGGCGGAAGTTCGGACGGAACGGCTTGATCGACATTTTGGAGCAAATCGCGGCCAAGTGGCGCGAGAACAAGCAGCTCGTCATCGACGCGGGCGAGACGGTGGCGGACCAGACGGCGCGGCGCATGATTTCGAATTTGAAGGGCGAAGTGACGGAGAACACGATCGACGAAGCGTTCGTCGCCTTCAAGCAGTCGTTCGACGCGGAGTTTGGCGGCTTCGGCGAACAGCCGAAATTTCCGCGGCCTCATAACCTCATGTTCCTGATGCGCTACTATGCGGAGATGGGGGAAGAGGACGCGCTGCGCATGGTCGAGAAGACGCTCGACGCGATGTACCGCGGAGGCATGTTCGACCACATCGGCTTCGGGTTCGCCCGCTATTCGACCGACCGGGAGTGGCTCGTGCCGCATTTCGAGAAGATGCTGTACGACAACGCGCTGCTCGGCATGGCTTACACGGAAGCGTATCAGCTCACCGGGAACGCGCGCTACCGCGAAATCGCCGAGCTCGTGTACGCGTACGTGCTGCGCGACATGACCGAGCCGAACGGAGGGTTTCATTCGGCGGAGGACGCCGATTCCGAAGGGGAGGAAGGCAAGTTTTACGTTTGGACGCCGAGCGAGGTGCGCGCGGTGCTCGGCGAGGAGGACGGCGATTGGTTTTGCGGCGTGTACGGCATCGAAGAGGGCGGCAATTTCGAGGGACGAAGCATCCCGAACCTGCTGCACGGGACGCTCGAGGCGCAGGCGGCGCGCAGCGGGACGGATCCGGCGTCGTTCGTCGACCGGGCGGATCGGCTGCGCCACAAGCTGTTCCTGCATCGCGAGGAGCGCGTCCGCCCCGGCAAAGACGACAAGGTGCTGACGTCGTGGAACGCCCTCATGATCGCGTCGCTCGCGAAAGCGGCTGCCGCGTTCGATCGGCCGGAATACGCGGAAGCGGCGGAGACGGCGGCTCGCTTCCTATTCGACAAGCTGCGAACGTCGACGGGCCGGCTGCTCGCGCGGTACCGGGACGGAGACGCGGCGTTCCCGGGGTATATCGACGACTACGCGTTCCTCGCTTGGGGGCTGATCGAGCTGTATCAGGCAACGTTCCATCCTAAGTGGCTGCAAGCGGCCGAGGCGCTGACGAAGGACGCGATCCGGCTGTTCTGGGACGAGGACAACGGAGGATTTTATTTCTACGGCTTGGACGCGGAGCAGCTGTTCACGCGGATGAAAGAGGTGTACGACGGAGCGCTGCCGTCCGGCAACTCGGTGATGGCGAGCAACCTGCTTCGGCTCGCCCGCATGACCGGCGACAACGAGCTGAGCGGTTACGCCGAGCGCACGTTCCGGGCGTTCGCGGGCGCCATTAGCCAATACCCGACGGGGCACGGCATGATGCTGACCGCGCTGCAGCTCGCCTACGGCAAGCCGCAGGAGGTCGTCATCGCGGGCGAACGCGGCGCGGCGGATACGGAGGCGCTCATCCGGGCGGCGAGGGAGACGTACGCGCCGCAGGCGGTGCTGCTGTTCGCCGACGAGCGGCTGGCGCACCTCGCGGACAAGCGGCCGGTGAACGGCACGGCGGCGGCGTACGTATGCGAAAATTACGCCTGCGGCGCTCCGGTGACGACGGCCGAAGCGCTGCGGGAGGCGCTGAAGACGGAGGAAGACTGA
- a CDS encoding glycosyl hydrolase family 18 protein: MKWKPAAAAAVACALAFGSLLPTAAEAAGDRTSKFRVYQNANALREFSDRNQAIAYAQSLKNAYVEQIGTRAWVWNNFPQFKVYQNDKSMPEWEFATPQQAIAEAKKWANSSVRKLSDGGWVWHNYPDNPGFTLYQNGKTLPNWTFPTLAKAQQEAKKWANAYVIDNATNRWAWDNIPAARKAELRSGSEAYRVYQSGKTLDNWGFAYIEDAIKEAGKWANSTVVRTGTQTVVFSNVHRYAVHQNGAKTSTFPSLAQAIAAASKLSEASILWDGKRIWSNETYYKVLQSGKMLQGFGTPAAAAAYANGFANSEVVTLEGVRIWDNMDELVYLAWNGTSKHDTIVGHVSNTQGLDIDSPTWFYLEDASGALKDESDPRTVEWLKTQGVEVHPLVHNQFDAKLTSAFLANEAAQKKFIESLVNRLVALQADGVNIDFESLAGSDRDRYTAFVKALSEAARAKGLTVSIDLPRGSAAWNHLTAFDHEKLHQYVDYVAIMTYDQFYRGSESPGPVAGMSWTEQGVTEFLSYGIPRSKLLLGVPFYIRVWELDASGKLVGNRAIWMKDIEAAMAGAQVTRTEDPNYGLTKVEYAKDGKRYVFWMEDIASIKKRVELAKTHDLAGVAAWRLGYEPAELWTELLRAK; encoded by the coding sequence ATGAAATGGAAACCCGCGGCCGCCGCGGCCGTCGCATGCGCGCTGGCGTTCGGCTCCTTGCTGCCGACAGCGGCAGAGGCGGCCGGAGATCGCACGTCGAAGTTTCGCGTCTATCAAAACGCGAACGCGCTGAGAGAATTTTCGGACCGAAATCAAGCGATTGCCTACGCCCAAAGCCTCAAGAACGCCTATGTCGAACAGATCGGCACCCGCGCATGGGTGTGGAACAACTTCCCGCAGTTCAAGGTGTACCAGAACGACAAAAGCATGCCGGAGTGGGAATTCGCCACGCCCCAGCAAGCGATCGCGGAAGCGAAAAAATGGGCCAACAGCAGCGTCCGCAAGCTGAGCGACGGCGGCTGGGTGTGGCACAACTACCCCGACAACCCGGGATTTACGCTCTACCAAAACGGCAAAACGCTCCCGAACTGGACGTTCCCGACGCTCGCGAAGGCGCAGCAGGAAGCGAAGAAATGGGCGAACGCGTACGTCATCGACAACGCGACGAACCGCTGGGCTTGGGACAACATCCCTGCCGCGCGCAAAGCCGAGCTTCGCTCCGGCTCGGAGGCGTACCGCGTGTACCAAAGCGGGAAAACGCTGGACAACTGGGGCTTCGCGTACATCGAGGACGCGATCAAGGAAGCGGGCAAGTGGGCCAATTCCACCGTCGTCCGCACCGGCACCCAAACGGTCGTGTTCAGCAACGTCCACCGGTACGCCGTCCATCAGAACGGCGCGAAAACGTCGACGTTCCCGAGTCTCGCGCAGGCGATCGCCGCCGCATCGAAGCTGAGCGAAGCGTCTATCCTGTGGGACGGGAAACGCATTTGGTCGAACGAGACGTATTACAAAGTGCTCCAATCCGGCAAGATGCTCCAAGGGTTCGGCACCCCCGCCGCCGCAGCGGCGTACGCGAACGGCTTCGCGAACAGCGAGGTCGTCACGCTCGAAGGAGTGCGCATCTGGGACAATATGGACGAGCTCGTGTATTTGGCGTGGAACGGCACTTCGAAGCATGACACCATTGTCGGCCACGTGTCCAATACGCAAGGTCTCGACATCGATTCGCCGACCTGGTTTTATCTCGAAGACGCCTCGGGCGCGCTGAAGGACGAATCCGATCCGCGGACGGTCGAATGGCTGAAGACGCAAGGCGTCGAAGTGCATCCGCTCGTCCACAACCAGTTCGACGCGAAGCTGACGAGCGCGTTCCTCGCGAACGAGGCCGCGCAGAAGAAGTTCATCGAGTCGCTCGTGAACCGGCTGGTCGCGCTGCAGGCGGACGGCGTCAACATCGATTTCGAGTCGCTGGCCGGCTCCGACCGCGACCGGTACACCGCTTTCGTGAAGGCGCTCAGCGAAGCCGCCCGCGCGAAGGGCCTCACCGTCTCGATCGACCTGCCGCGCGGCAGCGCCGCTTGGAACCATCTGACCGCGTTCGATCATGAGAAGCTGCATCAATACGTCGACTACGTCGCAATCATGACATACGATCAATTCTATCGAGGCAGCGAATCCCCCGGCCCGGTCGCCGGCATGAGCTGGACGGAGCAAGGCGTGACGGAATTCCTCAGCTACGGCATCCCCCGCTCCAAGCTGCTCCTCGGCGTGCCGTTCTACATCCGGGTGTGGGAGCTCGACGCCTCCGGCAAGCTCGTCGGCAACCGCGCCATATGGATGAAAGACATCGAAGCCGCGATGGCCGGCGCGCAGGTGACGCGAACCGAAGACCCGAACTACGGTCTTACGAAAGTCGAGTACGCCAAGGACGGGAAACGATACGTCTTCTGGATGGAGGATATCGCCTCGATCAAGAAGCGCGTCGAGCTCGCCAAGACGCACGACCTCGCCGGCGTCGCCGCATGGCGCCTCGGGTACGAGCCCGCGGAGCTGTGGACCGAACTGCTGCGAGCGAAATAA
- a CDS encoding DUF2653 family protein produces the protein MIRLQEAELVNAICLHMAERRGIRPENVRVELVYDDELGFSAELHVEGRDIVWIEANMAEAVARYVLNRYGKQAYKGDISFRLEEEIVADIK, from the coding sequence TTGATTCGGCTGCAGGAAGCGGAGCTGGTGAACGCGATCTGCCTGCATATGGCCGAGCGCCGGGGCATACGCCCCGAGAACGTGCGCGTCGAGCTTGTGTACGACGACGAACTCGGCTTCTCCGCCGAACTGCACGTCGAAGGCCGGGACATCGTCTGGATCGAGGCGAACATGGCCGAAGCGGTCGCGAGATACGTGCTGAACCGATACGGCAAACAAGCGTACAAAGGCGACATTTCGTTCCGGCTGGAAGAGGAGATCGTCGCCGACATCAAGTAA
- a CDS encoding DUF309 domain-containing protein → MTKELPEAYLRFLAHFHGDRDYFECHELLEEYWKEHPESPYRQAWVGLIQAAVGMYHYRRGNAAGAAKSLAGALRRSERAPLRSLGIDAERWIETLEGALAAVRAGAPYRDVDVPLADERVASEGRRRCEELGYAWGAPSRMDEPQLIHRHTLRDRSDVIEARLRSLGSRRGDR, encoded by the coding sequence TTGACGAAAGAGCTGCCTGAAGCGTATTTGCGGTTTTTAGCGCATTTTCACGGGGATCGGGATTATTTCGAATGCCATGAGCTGCTCGAAGAATATTGGAAGGAACATCCCGAGTCGCCGTATCGGCAGGCCTGGGTCGGTTTGATCCAAGCGGCCGTGGGCATGTATCATTACCGCCGAGGGAATGCCGCCGGAGCGGCGAAATCGCTCGCGGGGGCGCTGCGGCGGTCGGAGCGGGCTCCGCTTCGTTCGCTCGGCATCGACGCGGAGCGGTGGATCGAGACGCTCGAAGGGGCGCTGGCGGCGGTTCGCGCCGGAGCGCCGTATCGGGACGTCGACGTGCCGCTCGCGGACGAGCGCGTGGCGTCGGAAGGGCGCCGCCGCTGCGAGGAGCTTGGATACGCGTGGGGCGCGCCGAGCCGGATGGACGAACCGCAGCTCATCCACCGGCACACGCTGCGGGACCGCAGCGACGTTATCGAAGCGCGCCTTCGGTCGCTCGGCTCGCGCCGCGGCGATCGCTGA
- a CDS encoding iron-sulfur cluster biosynthesis family protein, which translates to MINISMTPAAVERLASYERQPGDRIRLVYDSEGCGCAVSGVASLWLTNAAEPDELEAETNAPALPVTYLKRQEVFFEDNLRLDYSPERRTFRLSSDGQIYGNGIVVSDRRGASRATEGALR; encoded by the coding sequence ATGATAAATATTTCCATGACTCCCGCGGCGGTCGAACGGCTCGCCTCTTACGAACGTCAACCGGGCGACCGGATTCGCCTCGTGTACGACTCGGAAGGCTGCGGCTGCGCCGTCAGCGGCGTCGCGAGCCTGTGGCTGACGAACGCCGCGGAACCCGACGAGCTCGAAGCCGAGACGAACGCGCCCGCTCTTCCGGTGACGTATCTGAAGCGCCAAGAAGTGTTCTTCGAGGACAACCTTCGCCTCGACTATTCGCCGGAGCGCCGCACCTTCCGCCTGTCGTCGGACGGGCAAATTTACGGCAACGGCATCGTCGTCAGCGATCGCCGCGGCGCGAGCCGAGCGACCGAAGGCGCGCTTCGATAA